The genome window CCGACTGGACGACCGTGTCGGCCGGGTCGTTCACCGACATGGGGCGCATCATCGGCGGACCGCTCCTGGCCACCTGGATCGCGGCGGCCGGCATCGTCAGCAACTTCGCCCTGTCGAACGTCAACCTGCTGGCCTACTCGCGCATTCCGTTCGCCATGGCGCAGGACGGCTTCATGCCGAAGGCCCTGACCCGGATCCACCGCGTCCACGGCACCCCCTGGGTCGCCCTGCTCGCGACCGCGGTCTTCTACACGGTCCTGACCCCCTTGAACGTGGAGCAGCTGGCGGTCATCGAGATGTGGCTCTTCTCCGCCCTCTACATCGCGATCTACCTCGCCCTCTGGAGACTGCGGTGCCGCCCCGCCGAGGCCGGCGGCCGGGACGGAGAGGAGTACCGGTTCCTGATCCCGGTCGGCCGCCGGGGAATCTGGTGGGTCATCGTGCCGCCGACGCTCCTGATCGTCATGGCGGTGTACGGCAGCGTCGGCGAGTATCTGTGGTACGGCGGGCCCGCGCTTCTGAGCGGCCTCGCCCTGTACCCGATCGCGCTATGGTGCAAGAGGCGGCACGGAAGCGCCGCGTCGTAGGAATGCGTCAGCGGGCCTCGAGCGCCCGGTGATCCTGCATGATGCAGCGGCTCATGACGACCCGCAGGCCGGCGGCGCGCGCCTTCTCGGCCGCGGCATTGTCGGCCAGCCCCAGCTGCATCCAGACCGTCTTCGCGCCGAGGCGAATCGCCTCATCGACGATCGCCGGGATCGCCCCGGGGCGGCGGAAGATGTCCACGATGTCGATCGGCCCCGGGACCGACGCGAGATCGGGATAGAACTTCAGATCCGGGCTCGAGCGGGCATTCGGATTGACGGCGAAGACCTCATATCCCTGGGACGCCAGGTAGCGCCCTACGCGATGCGAATCGCGCCCCGGGTCGTCCGAGTGCCCGACGACGGCGATCCGCCGGGCGCCCTGCAGGATGTCGCGGATCTCCTCGGGGGTCGG of Candidatus Polarisedimenticolia bacterium contains these proteins:
- a CDS encoding CoA-binding protein, whose translation is MTERCEIPRANPTPEEIRDILQGARRIAVVGHSDDPGRDSHRVGRYLASQGYEVFAVNPNARSSPDLKFYPDLASVPGPIDIVDIFRRPGAIPAIVDEAIRLGAKTVWMQLGLADNAAAEKARAAGLRVVMSRCIMQDHRALEAR